A portion of the Leifsonia sp. EB41 genome contains these proteins:
- a CDS encoding DUF885 domain-containing protein — MTNAEKRESTPIDTIADEWVDTQLELHPEYHVWLGRPGREGEYSDYSPAGAEQAVGKVREALAKIQAATPVDDIDRVTKMDLSRELELTIEKHEAGFNQRDLNVIASPAQELRDIFDLVPTDTEEDWANVAKRLHNLPAAMDGYIETLRSGIAAGNVPAIRQVREVLAQAKKQIADTGFFFDFTGSARPLNGELPASLKSDLAHGATESAAAYATLAAFLQDELAAHAPEKDAVGRELYALASRDFLGATVDLDETYEWGIEELARMVAEQESIAREIKPGATVHEAIAFLDGDASRKLHGTDALQRWMQETSDRAIEELGRTHFDIPAEIRRLECMIAPTQEGGIYYTGPSDDFARAGRMWWSVPEGVTEFDTWRELTTVYHEGVPGHHLQIAQATYNKAQLNSWRRIAGTSGHAEGWALYAERLMEQLGYLDDPADRLGMLDGQRMRAARVVLDIGVHLEKQLPDGSGPWTGEYAFGFLANNVNMNEGFVRFEVNRYLGWPGQAPSYKIGQRIWEQLRDEYARREGAAFDIKAFHKKALDIGGVGLDTLKSALLD; from the coding sequence ATGACGAACGCAGAGAAGCGCGAATCCACTCCGATCGACACGATCGCTGACGAGTGGGTCGACACCCAGTTGGAGCTCCACCCCGAGTACCACGTCTGGCTCGGCCGCCCCGGCCGCGAGGGCGAGTACTCGGACTACTCGCCGGCCGGCGCCGAGCAGGCCGTGGGCAAGGTCCGGGAGGCGCTGGCCAAGATCCAGGCCGCGACGCCCGTCGACGACATCGACCGCGTCACCAAGATGGACCTCTCCCGCGAGCTCGAGCTCACCATCGAGAAGCACGAGGCCGGCTTCAACCAGCGCGACCTCAACGTGATCGCCTCCCCGGCGCAGGAGCTCCGCGACATCTTCGACCTGGTCCCCACCGACACCGAGGAGGACTGGGCGAACGTCGCCAAGCGGCTGCACAACCTCCCCGCCGCGATGGACGGCTACATCGAGACCCTGCGCAGCGGCATCGCGGCCGGCAACGTCCCCGCGATCCGTCAGGTGCGCGAGGTGCTGGCCCAGGCGAAGAAGCAGATCGCCGACACCGGGTTCTTCTTCGACTTCACCGGTTCCGCGCGCCCGCTGAACGGCGAGCTGCCCGCGTCCCTGAAGTCCGACCTGGCGCACGGCGCCACGGAGTCGGCGGCCGCCTACGCCACGCTCGCCGCGTTCCTGCAGGACGAGCTGGCCGCCCACGCGCCCGAGAAGGACGCGGTCGGCCGCGAGCTGTACGCCCTCGCCTCCCGCGACTTCCTCGGCGCGACCGTCGACCTCGACGAGACCTACGAGTGGGGCATCGAGGAGCTGGCGCGCATGGTCGCCGAGCAGGAGTCCATCGCCCGGGAGATCAAGCCGGGTGCGACGGTCCACGAGGCCATCGCGTTCCTGGACGGCGACGCCTCCCGCAAGCTGCACGGCACCGACGCGCTGCAGCGCTGGATGCAGGAGACCAGCGACCGCGCGATCGAGGAGCTCGGCCGCACGCACTTCGACATCCCCGCCGAGATCCGCCGCCTGGAGTGCATGATCGCCCCGACGCAGGAAGGCGGCATCTACTACACCGGCCCGAGCGACGACTTCGCGCGCGCCGGACGGATGTGGTGGAGCGTCCCGGAGGGCGTCACCGAGTTCGACACCTGGCGCGAGCTGACGACCGTCTATCACGAGGGCGTCCCCGGTCACCACCTGCAGATCGCGCAGGCGACCTACAACAAGGCGCAGCTCAACTCCTGGCGCCGTATCGCCGGCACCTCGGGTCACGCCGAGGGCTGGGCGCTGTACGCGGAGCGCCTGATGGAGCAGCTCGGCTACCTCGACGACCCGGCCGACCGGCTCGGGATGCTCGACGGCCAGCGGATGCGCGCCGCCCGCGTCGTCCTCGACATCGGCGTGCACCTGGAGAAGCAGCTCCCGGACGGCTCCGGCCCGTGGACCGGCGAGTACGCCTTCGGCTTCCTCGCGAACAACGTCAACATGAACGAGGGCTTCGTCCGCTTCGAGGTGAACCGCTACCTCGGCTGGCCGGGGCAGGCGCCGTCGTACAAGATCGGCCAGCGGATCTGGGAGCAGCTCCGCGACGAGTACGCACGCCGCGAGGGCGCCGCGTTCGACATCAAGGCGTTCCACAAGAAGGCGCTCGACATCGGCGGCGTCGGCCTCGACACGCTGAAGTCGGCGCTGCTCGACTGA
- the polA gene encoding DNA polymerase I translates to MSDSEKPTLLVIDGHSLAFRAFYALPVDSFVNREGQHTNGIHGFIAMLINLLQQQRPTHLAVAFDISRYSFRTREYPEYKGTRNETPSEFVGQIPLLQEALHAMNITTIAKEDFEADDILATLARQGREQGYRVLLVSGDRDVIQLVNDDVTLLYPNVRGVSELKVYDPAAVRDRYGVEPHQYPEIAALVGETSDNLIGIDKVGEKTAVKWVQQYGTVENIVAHSDEIKGVVGQNLRDQQENALRNRRLNKLLDDVELEVAPDDLERKPLNENAVRDIFARLQFKTLLDRLLKAAAEDGTFTGAGTAPSEGDVGAVSAPVVRTLVDEELANWLAKASADGAPVAVQLETGPAGITGFGLAAADDTVYVPWAAGRPDYTALEEWLASSAPKYFFHAKPQFKALARAGFVVDGLAFDTRIASWLVKPGAAPQSLAEQVYEVLGETLPVSDPNQLVPINDAVSPATEAWYIRRVAEGQMIALDAGTRAVLDDIELPLVAVLAEMELDGVSIDTEVLRRLRGQLTDKANDYAARAYAEVGHELNLGSPKQLQQVLFDELGMPKTRSTKTGYSTDAQSLADLQESNPHPFLDLLLQHRDATKLKQIVETLERSVNGDDRIHTTYDQTGTSTGRISSNDPNLQNIPIRTEEGREIRSAFRSAEGYETLLTADYSQIEMRIMAHLSEDPGLIEAFNAGEDLHRFVGARVFSVAPEDVTPLMRTKVKAMSYGLAYGLSPFGLSKQLRIETKEARDLMAGYFERFGAVRDYLRSVVEIARVDGYTETIFGRRRPFADLTSTNRVLRENAERQALNAPIQGSAADIMKIAMLGIAGDLIDGSLNSRMLLQVHDELIFEVAPGEWDALETIVRTRMAGAADLRVPLDVQIGRGPTWEAAAH, encoded by the coding sequence GTGTCAGACTCCGAAAAGCCTACCCTTCTCGTCATCGACGGCCATTCGCTGGCATTCCGGGCCTTCTACGCACTGCCGGTCGACAGTTTCGTCAACCGTGAAGGGCAGCACACGAACGGCATCCACGGCTTCATCGCGATGCTGATCAACCTGCTCCAGCAGCAGCGCCCGACGCACCTCGCTGTCGCGTTCGACATCTCCCGCTACTCGTTCCGCACGCGCGAGTACCCGGAGTACAAGGGCACCCGCAACGAGACCCCGTCGGAGTTCGTTGGCCAGATCCCGCTGCTGCAGGAGGCCCTGCACGCGATGAACATCACCACCATCGCCAAGGAGGATTTCGAGGCCGACGACATCCTCGCCACGCTCGCCCGCCAGGGCAGGGAGCAGGGCTACCGCGTCCTCCTCGTCTCGGGCGACCGCGACGTCATCCAGCTCGTCAACGACGACGTCACGCTGCTCTACCCGAACGTCCGAGGCGTCTCTGAGCTGAAGGTCTACGACCCCGCGGCCGTGCGCGACCGCTACGGCGTCGAGCCCCACCAGTACCCGGAGATCGCGGCGCTGGTCGGCGAGACCAGCGACAACCTCATCGGCATCGACAAGGTCGGCGAGAAGACCGCGGTCAAGTGGGTGCAGCAGTACGGCACCGTCGAGAACATCGTCGCCCACTCCGACGAGATCAAGGGCGTCGTCGGCCAGAATCTCCGCGACCAGCAGGAGAACGCCCTCCGCAACCGTCGCCTGAACAAGCTGCTCGACGACGTGGAGCTGGAGGTCGCGCCCGACGACCTGGAGCGCAAGCCGCTCAACGAGAACGCGGTGCGCGACATCTTCGCCCGCCTCCAGTTCAAGACCCTCCTCGACCGGCTGCTGAAGGCTGCGGCTGAAGACGGTACCTTCACCGGCGCCGGCACCGCGCCCTCGGAGGGCGACGTCGGGGCCGTGAGCGCCCCGGTCGTCCGCACCCTCGTGGACGAGGAGCTCGCCAACTGGCTGGCCAAGGCCTCCGCCGACGGCGCCCCGGTCGCCGTCCAGCTCGAGACCGGCCCCGCCGGCATCACCGGCTTCGGCCTGGCCGCCGCCGACGACACGGTCTACGTGCCGTGGGCCGCCGGCCGCCCCGACTACACGGCGCTGGAGGAGTGGCTGGCGAGCAGCGCTCCCAAGTACTTCTTCCACGCCAAGCCGCAGTTCAAGGCGCTGGCCCGCGCCGGTTTCGTGGTCGACGGTCTCGCCTTCGACACCCGGATCGCCTCCTGGCTCGTCAAGCCCGGCGCCGCGCCGCAGTCGCTGGCCGAGCAGGTCTACGAGGTGCTGGGCGAGACCCTCCCGGTGTCCGATCCCAACCAGCTCGTCCCGATCAACGACGCCGTCAGCCCGGCGACCGAGGCCTGGTACATCCGCCGGGTCGCCGAGGGCCAGATGATCGCCCTCGACGCGGGCACCCGCGCGGTGCTCGACGACATCGAGCTCCCGCTGGTCGCGGTGCTCGCCGAGATGGAGCTCGACGGCGTCTCGATCGACACCGAGGTCCTGCGCCGCCTGCGCGGTCAGCTCACCGACAAGGCGAACGACTACGCCGCGCGCGCCTACGCGGAGGTCGGCCACGAGCTCAACCTCGGCTCGCCGAAGCAGCTCCAGCAGGTGCTGTTCGACGAGCTCGGGATGCCGAAGACCCGCTCGACCAAGACCGGCTACTCCACCGACGCCCAGTCGCTCGCCGACCTGCAGGAGAGCAACCCGCACCCATTCCTCGACCTGCTGCTCCAGCACCGCGACGCGACCAAGCTGAAGCAGATCGTGGAGACGCTGGAGCGCTCGGTCAACGGGGACGACCGCATCCACACCACCTACGACCAGACCGGCACCAGCACCGGCCGCATCTCCTCCAACGACCCCAACCTCCAGAACATCCCGATCCGCACCGAGGAGGGTCGCGAGATCCGTTCGGCCTTCCGCAGCGCCGAAGGCTACGAGACGCTGCTGACCGCCGACTACTCGCAGATCGAGATGCGCATCATGGCGCACCTCTCCGAGGACCCCGGGCTGATCGAGGCGTTCAACGCGGGGGAGGACCTGCACCGCTTCGTCGGCGCGCGCGTCTTCAGCGTCGCGCCGGAGGACGTCACCCCGCTCATGCGCACCAAGGTCAAGGCGATGTCCTACGGCCTCGCCTACGGCCTCAGCCCGTTCGGCCTCTCCAAGCAGCTCCGCATCGAGACGAAGGAGGCGCGCGACCTGATGGCCGGCTACTTCGAGCGCTTCGGCGCGGTGCGCGACTACCTGCGCAGCGTCGTGGAGATCGCCCGGGTCGACGGCTACACCGAGACCATCTTCGGCCGCCGCCGCCCGTTCGCCGACCTGACCTCCACCAATCGCGTGCTGCGCGAGAACGCCGAACGCCAGGCCCTCAACGCGCCGATCCAGGGCTCGGCCGCCGACATCATGAAGATCGCGATGCTCGGGATTGCCGGCGACCTGATCGACGGCTCGCTGAACTCCCGGATGCTCCTGCAGGTGCACGACGAGCTCATCTTCGAGGTCGCCCCCGGCGAGTGGGACGCCCTGGAGACCATCGTCCGCACCCGGATGGCCGGCGCCGCCGACCTGCGCGTCCCCCTCGACGTCCAGATCGGCCGCGGCCCCACCTGGGAGGCCGCCGCCCACTGA
- a CDS encoding hotdog fold thioesterase, with the protein MTEDALAYVKQRGLGALADKMGIEIVEFTIERAVARMPVLGNTQPADLLHGGAYVVLGESLGSMSANLYAGEGRLAVGIEINASHTRAAVDGYVTGVCTPIHLGRTLTTHEIAVSDDRGRRCSTIRITNLIKDL; encoded by the coding sequence ATGACCGAGGACGCGCTCGCGTACGTGAAGCAGCGGGGGCTCGGCGCCCTCGCCGACAAGATGGGCATCGAGATCGTGGAATTCACGATCGAGCGGGCCGTGGCGCGGATGCCGGTGCTCGGCAACACGCAGCCCGCGGACTTGCTGCACGGCGGCGCCTACGTGGTGCTCGGCGAGTCGCTCGGCTCCATGTCGGCGAACCTCTATGCCGGCGAAGGGCGCCTCGCGGTGGGCATCGAGATCAACGCGTCGCACACGCGTGCGGCGGTCGACGGCTACGTCACCGGCGTCTGCACGCCCATCCACCTCGGCCGCACGCTGACGACGCACGAGATCGCCGTGAGCGACGACCGCGGGCGTCGCTGCTCGACCATCCGCATCACGAACCTGATCAAGGACCTGTAG
- a CDS encoding ANTAR domain-containing response regulator, protein MTDQETTPAAPRRVVVAEDESLIRLDIVETLRDNGFEVVGEAGDGETAVALATELRPDLVIMDVKMPQLDGISAAERLSKNHIAPVVLLTAFSQKELVERATEAGALAYVVKPFTPNDLLPAIEIALARYQQIIALEAEVSDMVQRFETRKLVDRAKGLLNEKMGLSEPDAFRWIQKASMDRRLTMHDVAQAIIEQLAPKK, encoded by the coding sequence GTGACTGACCAGGAGACCACCCCCGCCGCACCCCGCCGAGTCGTCGTTGCGGAGGACGAGTCGCTCATCCGGCTCGACATCGTCGAGACCCTGCGCGACAACGGTTTCGAGGTCGTCGGCGAGGCCGGAGACGGCGAGACCGCGGTCGCGCTGGCCACCGAGCTGCGCCCCGACCTGGTCATCATGGACGTCAAGATGCCCCAGCTCGACGGCATCTCCGCGGCCGAGCGCCTCTCCAAGAACCACATCGCGCCCGTCGTTCTGCTGACGGCGTTCAGCCAGAAGGAGCTCGTGGAGCGCGCGACCGAGGCCGGCGCCCTCGCCTACGTGGTCAAGCCGTTCACCCCGAACGACCTCCTGCCCGCGATCGAGATCGCCCTGGCCCGCTACCAGCAGATCATCGCGCTGGAGGCCGAGGTCTCCGACATGGTGCAGCGCTTCGAGACCCGCAAGCTGGTCGACCGCGCGAAGGGCCTGCTCAACGAGAAGATGGGCCTCAGCGAGCCGGACGCGTTCCGCTGGATCCAGAAGGCGTCGATGGACCGCCGCCTCACCATGCACGACGTCGCCCAGGCGATCATCGAGCAGCTCGCCCCCAAGAAGTAG
- a CDS encoding ferredoxin — translation MTARAEHPRYGLHVDWTRCDGRGLCAELLEGTIARDEWGYPFAVGQPPSARSDIPVRSDQLDAAEDAVALCPVLALRLRRVG, via the coding sequence ATGACCGCCCGGGCTGAACATCCGCGTTATGGCCTCCACGTCGACTGGACGCGCTGCGACGGCCGCGGGCTGTGCGCCGAGCTGCTGGAGGGGACGATCGCGCGCGACGAGTGGGGCTACCCGTTCGCGGTCGGCCAGCCGCCCTCCGCCCGCTCCGACATCCCGGTCCGCAGCGACCAGCTCGACGCCGCGGAGGACGCGGTGGCGCTGTGCCCCGTGCTGGCCCTGCGGCTGCGCCGGGTGGGCTGA
- a CDS encoding NADH-ubiquinone oxidoreductase-F iron-sulfur binding region domain-containing protein, with amino-acid sequence MTMTADNVLPVSEPAATPPRLLAAGHAADALAHLSAFGPRRGLRRPDLERELERSGLTGRGGAAFSAFRKLAATTGRRAPVVIGNGSEGEPWSWKDAVLLANAPHLVLDGLLTASEALGATRIVLYLHEATLAPVAAAIAERSDAGRVELIEAADGFVAGEASAVVNAVQTGRAVPLDRVRRLSESGLDGRPTLLHNVETLAQLALVDRYGGDWFRSVGDPAQPGTRLVTVTGDVAAEGVLEVPTDATVVDIVARAGGEARLAAGVLLGGYHGRWIAPAETGAAAGESAGAGVVHVLGPRRCGLAATAAIVQELAAASARQCGPCLFGLPAMADRFAELAAGRLAPQAAAELARLAEVVDGRGSCHHPDGAARLVRSALRVFARDIHAHAEGRCLRSAR; translated from the coding sequence ATGACCATGACCGCCGACAACGTCCTGCCGGTCTCCGAGCCGGCCGCCACGCCGCCGCGGCTGCTCGCGGCCGGGCACGCCGCCGACGCTCTCGCCCACCTCTCCGCGTTCGGCCCGCGCCGCGGCCTGCGCCGCCCCGACCTCGAACGCGAGCTGGAGCGGTCGGGCCTCACCGGCCGCGGCGGCGCCGCGTTCTCCGCGTTCCGCAAGCTGGCGGCGACGACAGGGCGGCGCGCTCCGGTCGTGATCGGCAATGGCTCCGAAGGCGAGCCGTGGAGCTGGAAGGACGCCGTGCTGCTCGCCAATGCGCCGCACCTCGTCCTCGACGGCCTCCTGACCGCGTCGGAGGCCCTGGGTGCGACGCGAATCGTCCTGTACCTCCACGAGGCCACCCTCGCCCCCGTCGCGGCCGCAATCGCCGAGCGCTCGGACGCCGGCCGCGTGGAGCTGATCGAGGCGGCTGACGGGTTCGTCGCCGGCGAGGCGAGCGCCGTGGTGAACGCCGTCCAGACCGGCCGTGCCGTGCCGCTCGACCGGGTGCGGCGGCTGTCGGAGTCCGGACTCGACGGGAGGCCGACGCTGCTGCACAACGTCGAGACCCTCGCGCAGCTCGCGCTCGTCGACCGCTACGGCGGCGACTGGTTCCGCAGCGTCGGCGACCCAGCGCAGCCGGGGACCCGGCTGGTCACGGTGACCGGGGACGTCGCCGCGGAGGGCGTGCTCGAGGTGCCGACCGACGCGACCGTCGTGGACATCGTCGCCAGGGCGGGCGGGGAGGCCAGGCTCGCTGCCGGGGTGCTCCTCGGCGGGTATCACGGGCGCTGGATCGCGCCGGCCGAGACCGGTGCCGCGGCGGGCGAGTCGGCGGGCGCCGGGGTCGTGCACGTGCTCGGCCCCCGGCGCTGCGGCCTGGCGGCGACCGCAGCGATCGTCCAGGAGCTGGCCGCGGCCTCCGCCCGGCAGTGCGGGCCGTGCCTGTTCGGCCTCCCGGCGATGGCCGACCGGTTCGCCGAACTGGCCGCCGGCCGGCTCGCCCCGCAGGCGGCGGCCGAGCTCGCCCGGCTCGCGGAGGTGGTCGACGGCCGCGGCTCGTGCCACCATCCCGACGGAGCCGCGCGCCTGGTCCGCAGCGCGCTGCGCGTATTCGCCCGCGACATCCACGCCCACGCCGAGGGCCGTTGCCTGAGGAGCGCACGATGA
- a CDS encoding ferric reductase-like transmembrane domain-containing protein — MDEVLWAVGRASGVVALLLLTVSLWLGIVTRSGRPLPGMPRFSVTLLHRNVSLLAVVFLVLHIGTLLLDSYAKLTLTDILVPLLGAHLPFWLGLGTVAVDLLIAVTITALLRRRLGLRVFKAVHWLSYALWPVALAHTIGDGTDGTSGWMLLLAGASVLFVLVAVLWRVSAGFLETSAARRTEAELSRRGLS, encoded by the coding sequence ATGGATGAGGTCCTCTGGGCCGTCGGCCGGGCCTCCGGCGTCGTCGCCCTCCTCCTGCTCACCGTCTCGCTCTGGCTCGGGATCGTGACCCGCTCCGGCCGCCCGCTGCCCGGGATGCCGCGTTTCTCCGTCACTCTCCTGCACCGCAACGTGTCGCTGCTCGCCGTCGTGTTCCTCGTCCTGCACATCGGGACGCTGCTGCTCGACTCCTACGCGAAGCTCACCCTCACCGACATCCTGGTGCCGCTCCTCGGCGCGCATCTGCCGTTCTGGCTCGGCCTCGGCACGGTGGCCGTCGACCTCCTGATCGCGGTGACGATCACCGCGCTGCTGCGCCGGCGGCTCGGGCTGCGCGTCTTCAAGGCCGTGCACTGGCTGAGCTACGCGCTGTGGCCGGTGGCGCTGGCGCACACGATCGGCGACGGCACCGACGGCACGTCCGGCTGGATGCTGCTGCTCGCCGGTGCGTCGGTGCTGTTCGTGCTCGTCGCCGTGCTCTGGCGGGTGTCCGCCGGGTTCCTGGAGACCTCCGCAGCGCGTCGCACGGAAGCCGAACTGAGCAGAAGGGGACTGTCATGA
- a CDS encoding FAD:protein FMN transferase codes for MASPAAPDFVHDDFAVWGVEARIVVSDPETLLRARAIADAELAAVTAAASRFDPESELSRLNAGDRPARGVELSPLLAEFVAVALAAAADTDGDVDPTLGADLDRLGYDRDFAALPADGVTLTVTRPRRPGWQRVALDGRTLSLPADLRLDLGATAKAHAADRLARRIAEETGADALVSLGGDLATAGATGRLWEVLVQDLPSDPAQQIAMPNGAGVATSSTQKRRWRSDGQARHHILDPRFGLPADDVWRSVTVAATTCVRANALSTASIVRGLTAPAWLRGLGADARLVARDGSIVTTGRWPAELTPTGTGAN; via the coding sequence GTGGCCAGTCCAGCGGCTCCTGACTTCGTCCACGACGACTTCGCGGTCTGGGGAGTCGAGGCCCGCATCGTGGTCTCCGACCCGGAGACCCTCCTGCGGGCGCGCGCGATCGCCGACGCCGAGCTCGCCGCCGTCACGGCCGCCGCCAGCCGGTTCGACCCGGAGAGCGAGCTCTCGCGGCTCAACGCGGGCGACCGTCCCGCGCGCGGCGTCGAGCTGAGCCCGTTGCTGGCCGAGTTCGTCGCGGTCGCGCTCGCCGCGGCCGCCGACACCGACGGCGACGTGGACCCGACTCTCGGCGCAGACCTCGACCGCCTCGGCTACGACCGCGACTTCGCCGCGCTGCCCGCCGACGGCGTGACGTTGACGGTCACCCGCCCGCGCCGGCCCGGCTGGCAGCGCGTCGCGCTCGACGGGCGCACGCTGAGCCTCCCCGCGGACCTCCGGCTCGACCTCGGTGCGACCGCGAAGGCGCACGCAGCCGATCGCCTCGCCCGCCGCATCGCGGAGGAGACCGGAGCGGACGCCCTGGTGTCGCTCGGCGGCGACCTCGCCACCGCGGGCGCCACCGGCCGGCTCTGGGAGGTGCTCGTCCAGGACCTCCCGTCCGACCCGGCCCAGCAGATCGCGATGCCGAACGGCGCGGGCGTCGCCACGTCGAGCACGCAGAAGCGGCGCTGGCGCAGCGACGGGCAGGCCAGACACCACATCCTCGACCCGCGCTTCGGGCTCCCGGCCGACGACGTCTGGCGGTCGGTCACGGTCGCCGCGACGACGTGCGTCCGCGCCAACGCACTGAGCACGGCGTCGATCGTGCGCGGACTGACGGCCCCGGCCTGGCTGCGCGGCCTCGGCGCCGACGCGCGGCTGGTGGCCAGGGACGGCTCGATCGTCACGACCGGGCGATGGCCCGCCGAGCTGACGCCGACCGGGACAGGGGCGAACTGA
- a CDS encoding FBP domain-containing protein, with amino-acid sequence MDTLTPQELRDSFVNCSRSDAADLPLPPGMHEVDWSRREYLGWRDPRLPQRGYVVIPTGSGPVGILLRASEASMRSHAPTMCGWCQDVHVRRDVYFWSARRAGDAGRRGDTVGALVCASFECTENVRRTPPPQFVGFDSARVIEEQIAGLGERVRRFAQAVVGVRP; translated from the coding sequence ATGGACACCCTGACCCCGCAGGAGCTCCGCGACTCGTTCGTGAACTGCTCGCGCTCCGACGCCGCCGACCTGCCGCTGCCGCCCGGGATGCACGAGGTGGACTGGTCCCGCCGCGAGTACCTCGGCTGGCGCGACCCCCGGCTCCCGCAACGCGGCTACGTCGTCATCCCGACCGGGAGCGGACCGGTCGGCATCCTGCTGCGCGCGTCGGAGGCCTCCATGCGCTCGCACGCGCCCACCATGTGCGGCTGGTGCCAGGACGTCCACGTCCGGCGCGACGTCTACTTCTGGTCGGCGCGCAGGGCCGGGGACGCCGGGCGGCGAGGCGACACCGTGGGTGCGCTGGTCTGCGCCTCGTTCGAGTGCACAGAGAACGTGCGGCGCACGCCGCCTCCGCAGTTCGTCGGCTTCGACTCCGCGCGCGTGATCGAGGAGCAGATCGCGGGGCTCGGCGAGCGCGTGCGGCGGTTCGCGCAGGCCGTGGTGGGCGTGCGGCCCTGA
- a CDS encoding thioredoxin family protein, with protein MSTLPSVTDASFASDVLDAEGTTLVEFWAPWCGPCRAVTPILERIADEHRDDIRIVRINADENPRSSAAYHALSLPMMKVFRGGEVVKTIVGAKPKPAMEFELAPYLS; from the coding sequence ATGAGCACTCTCCCCAGCGTCACCGACGCCTCCTTCGCCTCCGACGTCCTGGACGCCGAGGGCACCACCCTCGTGGAGTTCTGGGCGCCCTGGTGCGGCCCCTGCCGGGCGGTCACGCCCATCCTGGAGCGGATCGCCGACGAGCACCGCGACGACATCAGGATCGTGCGGATCAACGCCGACGAGAACCCGCGATCGTCCGCCGCGTATCACGCGCTCTCGCTGCCGATGATGAAGGTGTTCCGGGGCGGGGAGGTCGTCAAGACGATCGTAGGCGCCAAGCCGAAGCCCGCGATGGAGTTCGAGCTCGCGCCGTACCTGAGCTGA
- a CDS encoding hydrolase encodes MADWLCATCAVETTPIVTDAGEEPPASCPICEDERQYVPPSGQRWTTLERLQREGERVTVTELEPGLYGLSSEPRVGIGQRALLLCTPDGNLLWDPTGYVDDATATAVQDLGGAAVIASSHPHMFGAQTAWSRLLGGVPVLVNAADRHWVQREDPAIREWSGEEEVLPGVLLRTVGGHFPGSAIVHWDRGVVLSGDTVFPGPSQKWVTFQRSFPNDIPLSAAVVRRVSELVCDRPFDRMYGNLGNVIPVDAREAVQRSAERYIGWVSGAFDHLT; translated from the coding sequence ATGGCCGACTGGTTGTGCGCGACGTGCGCGGTGGAGACGACCCCGATCGTGACGGACGCGGGGGAGGAGCCCCCGGCCTCCTGCCCGATCTGCGAGGACGAGCGGCAGTACGTGCCGCCGAGCGGTCAGCGCTGGACCACCCTGGAGCGCCTCCAGCGCGAGGGCGAGCGCGTGACCGTGACGGAGCTGGAGCCCGGGCTCTACGGGCTGAGCAGCGAGCCGAGGGTCGGCATCGGGCAGCGCGCCCTGCTGCTGTGCACACCGGACGGCAACCTGCTCTGGGATCCCACCGGGTACGTCGACGACGCCACCGCCACAGCCGTCCAGGACCTCGGCGGCGCCGCGGTCATCGCCAGCAGCCACCCGCACATGTTCGGCGCGCAGACCGCCTGGTCGCGGCTGCTCGGCGGCGTGCCGGTGCTGGTCAACGCGGCCGACCGGCACTGGGTGCAGCGGGAGGACCCGGCCATCCGGGAGTGGAGCGGCGAGGAGGAGGTGCTGCCCGGCGTGCTGCTGCGCACGGTCGGCGGGCACTTCCCCGGCAGCGCGATCGTGCACTGGGACCGCGGCGTCGTGCTCAGCGGCGACACGGTCTTCCCCGGGCCGTCGCAGAAGTGGGTGACCTTCCAGCGGAGCTTCCCCAACGACATCCCGCTCTCGGCCGCCGTGGTGCGGCGCGTCTCCGAGCTGGTCTGCGATCGGCCGTTCGACCGGATGTACGGGAACCTGGGCAACGTGATCCCGGTGGACGCGCGGGAGGCCGTGCAGCGGTCGGCCGAGCGGTACATCGGCTGGGTCAGCGGCGCGTTCGACCACCTGACCTGA